A region from the Kiloniellales bacterium genome encodes:
- a CDS encoding SDR family oxidoreductase, producing the protein MIYLVTGASGFIGRRLVRKLLSRSGSTAYFLMRDASPARCEALRAFWEVDKTRAIPVVGDLNKPGLGLSDSDREMLAGRVDHVFHLAAVYDLNADPEIEVATNVAGTRNAVELAQAIGAGHFHHMSSIAAAGLYPGVFREDMFEEATKLEHPYFASKHEAEKVVRSACKIPWRIYRPGIVVGDSRSGEMDKIDGPYYFFKPIQKIRGLLPPWMPTIGIEGGRINLVPVDFVVDALDHIAHLEGQDGRCFHLTDPHPRRFGDVLSIFARAAHAPAMTLRINAALFEMVPKGLAKGLSSLSPVRRIQRAVMKDLGLPEGIFTFVNYPTRFDCRDAEALLEPAGISVPPLEDYAWRLWDYWERHLDPDLFVERSLRGRVAGRVVLVTGGSSGVGKATALRIAEAGATTIIIARDPQKLEATQQEAAARGLELITYAADLTDAEQCAALAQTLVEAHGGVDILVNNAGRSIRRSIENSYDRMHDFERMMAINYFGAVRLTMALLPAMAKKRRGQVINISSIGVLTNAPRFSAYVASKSALEAWTRCAASEFVDRGIEFTTINLPLVRTPMTAPTEIYKHFPTLTPEEAAGFVVEAITRKPVRIATRLGIFGQVLHALAPHIAQIVNNTAFRMFPDSAAARGSKGEKEAPTADQVALTQLLRGVHF; encoded by the coding sequence ATGATCTATCTGGTCACCGGCGCCAGCGGCTTTATCGGCAGGCGGTTGGTCCGCAAGCTGCTGTCCCGCAGTGGCTCGACCGCCTACTTCTTGATGCGCGATGCATCGCCGGCCCGCTGCGAGGCGCTGCGCGCCTTTTGGGAGGTCGACAAAACCCGCGCCATCCCCGTCGTGGGCGACCTGAACAAGCCCGGCTTGGGCCTCTCCGATTCGGATCGGGAGATGCTGGCGGGCAGGGTCGACCACGTCTTCCACCTGGCCGCGGTCTACGACCTCAATGCCGACCCCGAAATCGAGGTGGCGACCAACGTCGCCGGTACGCGGAACGCGGTCGAACTCGCCCAGGCGATCGGGGCCGGACACTTCCACCACATGAGCTCGATCGCCGCGGCCGGCCTCTACCCGGGCGTCTTTCGTGAGGACATGTTCGAGGAAGCCACCAAGCTGGAGCATCCCTATTTCGCCAGCAAGCACGAGGCCGAGAAGGTCGTGCGCAGCGCCTGCAAGATCCCCTGGCGCATCTACAGGCCGGGCATCGTGGTCGGCGACTCGCGCAGCGGCGAGATGGACAAGATCGACGGGCCCTACTACTTCTTCAAGCCCATCCAGAAGATCCGTGGTCTCCTGCCGCCCTGGATGCCGACGATCGGGATCGAAGGCGGTCGCATCAACCTGGTTCCCGTCGATTTCGTCGTCGACGCGCTGGATCACATCGCCCATCTGGAGGGCCAGGACGGCCGCTGCTTCCACCTGACAGATCCGCACCCCAGGCGCTTCGGCGACGTGCTGAGCATCTTCGCCCGCGCCGCCCACGCGCCGGCGATGACCCTGCGGATCAACGCCGCCCTCTTCGAGATGGTCCCCAAGGGCCTGGCCAAGGGCCTGTCGTCGCTGAGCCCGGTGCGCCGGATTCAGAGGGCGGTCATGAAGGACCTGGGCCTGCCCGAGGGGATCTTCACCTTCGTCAACTACCCGACCCGCTTCGACTGCCGGGATGCCGAGGCTCTTCTGGAGCCCGCCGGGATCTCCGTGCCGCCACTGGAAGACTACGCCTGGCGCCTCTGGGACTACTGGGAGCGGCACCTCGATCCCGACCTCTTCGTCGAGCGGTCTCTGCGCGGCCGCGTGGCCGGTCGCGTCGTCTTGGTGACCGGAGGGTCCTCGGGCGTCGGCAAGGCGACGGCCCTGCGGATCGCCGAGGCGGGGGCGACCACGATCATCATCGCCCGGGATCCCCAGAAGCTGGAAGCGACCCAGCAGGAAGCCGCCGCCCGCGGGCTGGAGCTGATAACCTATGCGGCCGACCTGACCGACGCCGAGCAGTGCGCGGCGCTGGCCCAGACCCTGGTCGAGGCGCACGGCGGCGTGGACATCCTGGTCAACAACGCCGGCCGCTCGATCCGGCGCAGCATCGAAAACTCCTATGATCGCATGCACGACTTCGAGCGCATGATGGCGATCAACTACTTCGGCGCGGTGCGGCTCACCATGGCGCTGCTGCCGGCCATGGCCAAGAAGAGGCGCGGCCAAGTGATCAACATCTCCTCCATCGGGGTCCTGACCAATGCGCCTCGTTTCTCGGCCTATGTCGCGTCCAAGTCGGCGCTGGAGGCCTGGACGCGCTGCGCCGCCTCCGAATTCGTCGACCGCGGCATCGAGTTCACCACGATCAACCTGCCCCTGGTCCGGACGCCGATGACCGCACCGACCGAGATCTACAAGCACTTTCCCACCCTGACGCCCGAGGAGGCCGCGGGCTTCGTGGTCGAGGCCATCACCCGGAAGCCGGTCAGGATCGCGACGCGGCTCGGAATCTTCGGTCAGGTCCTGCATGCCTTGGCGCCGCATATCGCGCAGATCGTCAACAACACCGCCTTTCGTATGTTCCCCGATTCTGCGGCGGCCAGGGGCAGCAAGGGCGAAAAGGAGGCACCGACCGCCGACCAGGTCGCCTTGACCCAGCTGCTGCGCGGGGTCCACTTCTAG
- a CDS encoding alpha/beta fold hydrolase produces the protein MLARWLRLALALVAILALGGALPGTPSGLGLGAAAAMGAGVLLLVVSAVVAVSYGFALRHAYSAAPDQRATLRRACQAVALEWLATLVLFVVIQPFERWWMGPESRGSRGQAQPPLLLIPGYFCNRGVWWWLRRGLRAQGRSVATIDLEPPLGDIEVLAEGLAARVRSLLAETGADQVALVGHSMGGLVARAYLRRHGDGRVAKLITLGTPHHGTELARIGLGRNARQMEPESAWLRKLAETEPLPVPALSVWSVRDNYVMPQDSSRLAGAREIALPSLGHLSMLFSPKVLEILLEETAAPTSAF, from the coding sequence ATGCTTGCGAGATGGCTGCGTTTGGCGCTGGCCTTGGTCGCGATCCTGGCGTTGGGCGGCGCCCTGCCGGGGACGCCCTCCGGCCTGGGCCTCGGCGCCGCGGCGGCGATGGGCGCAGGCGTGCTGCTCCTGGTCGTGTCCGCGGTCGTGGCGGTCAGCTATGGCTTCGCCTTGCGGCATGCATACAGTGCGGCCCCCGACCAGCGGGCGACCTTGCGGCGGGCCTGTCAGGCCGTGGCCCTGGAGTGGCTGGCGACCCTCGTCCTCTTCGTCGTCATCCAGCCCTTCGAGCGATGGTGGATGGGGCCGGAGAGCCGGGGGTCCCGGGGACAGGCCCAGCCGCCGCTCCTGCTGATCCCCGGCTATTTCTGCAATCGCGGGGTCTGGTGGTGGCTCAGGCGCGGCCTGCGGGCACAGGGCCGGAGCGTCGCCACGATCGACCTCGAACCGCCCTTAGGCGACATCGAGGTGCTGGCCGAGGGCCTGGCGGCGCGCGTCCGCTCGCTCCTCGCCGAGACCGGCGCGGATCAGGTCGCACTCGTCGGACACAGCATGGGCGGCCTCGTCGCCCGCGCCTATCTGCGGCGTCACGGCGACGGCCGGGTGGCCAAGCTGATCACCCTGGGCACGCCGCACCACGGCACCGAACTCGCAAGAATCGGCCTCGGCCGCAACGCCCGCCAGATGGAGCCCGAGAGCGCCTGGCTCCGCAAGCTGGCCGAAACGGAACCCCTGCCGGTCCCGGCCTTGAGCGTCTGGAGTGTCCGCGACAACTACGTCATGCCCCAGGACAGCAGCCGTCTCGCGGGCGCACGCGAGATCGCCTTGCCGTCGCTGGGTCACCTGTCGATGCTCTTCTCGCCGAAGGTCCTGGAGATCCTCCTCGAGGAGACGGCCGCCCCGACGTCGGCCTTCTAG
- a CDS encoding AMP-binding protein, with translation MEKIWLASYPSGVPKTIDLNDYRSLGDLFERSTAAYADKIAYVNMDKAMTYGELERLSRAFAAYLQGELNLAPGARVALMMPNSLQYPVALFAALRAGYTVVSCNPLYTARELEHQLKDSGAEAIVIMENFASVLQEAVASTRVKHVIVTRLGDMLGFPKSSLVNFVVKFVKKMVPPWHIAGALRFPEVLAKGLTLELKPVETGHDDVAFLQYTGGTTGVPKGAMLTHRNMLANVQQSLAWVKPFAKPGEEIIITALPLYHIFALTANCLTFLALGAKNVLITNPRDIPTFVKELAKHRFSAITGVNTLFNALLNHPDFARLDFSQLRLALSGGMALHETVAEKWKEVTGHPLIEAYGLTEASPAVTINPMDHTERRGSIGLPVPSTEVSIRDDDGKEVAVGAPGELCVRGPQVMKGYWNRPEETARVMTADGFLLTGDVAEIDEAGFIRVVDRKKDMILVSGFNVYPNEIEEIVSKHPGVLEVGAVGTPDAKTGEAIKVAVVRKDPNLTAEEVIAFCRRSLTGYKVPRRIEFRDELPKTNIGKVLRRALREEAH, from the coding sequence ATGGAAAAGATCTGGCTGGCGAGCTATCCGTCCGGCGTTCCCAAGACGATAGACCTGAACGACTACCGGTCTCTCGGCGACCTCTTCGAGCGCAGCACGGCGGCCTACGCCGACAAGATCGCCTACGTCAACATGGACAAGGCGATGACCTACGGGGAACTGGAGCGGCTGTCCCGGGCCTTTGCCGCCTATCTCCAGGGCGAGCTGAATCTGGCGCCCGGCGCGCGCGTGGCCCTGATGATGCCCAACTCCCTGCAGTATCCGGTCGCCCTCTTTGCGGCCTTGCGGGCCGGCTACACCGTTGTCAGCTGCAACCCCCTCTACACTGCGCGGGAACTGGAGCATCAGCTGAAGGACTCCGGGGCCGAGGCGATCGTGATCATGGAGAACTTCGCCTCGGTGCTTCAGGAGGCCGTCGCCTCGACCCGGGTGAAGCACGTCATCGTCACCCGGCTCGGTGACATGCTCGGCTTCCCGAAGAGCAGCCTGGTGAACTTCGTCGTCAAGTTCGTGAAGAAGATGGTTCCGCCCTGGCACATCGCGGGGGCGCTCCGCTTTCCCGAGGTCCTGGCCAAGGGCCTGACTCTCGAGTTGAAGCCCGTGGAGACGGGGCACGACGACGTGGCCTTCCTGCAATACACCGGCGGAACGACCGGCGTGCCCAAGGGGGCGATGCTGACCCACCGCAACATGCTGGCCAACGTGCAGCAGTCCCTCGCCTGGGTGAAGCCCTTCGCGAAGCCGGGCGAGGAGATCATCATCACCGCGCTGCCGCTCTACCATATCTTCGCGCTCACCGCGAACTGCCTGACCTTCCTTGCCCTCGGTGCGAAGAACGTCCTGATCACCAACCCGCGCGACATTCCGACCTTCGTGAAGGAACTTGCCAAGCACCGCTTCAGCGCCATCACCGGCGTGAACACGCTGTTCAATGCGCTGCTCAACCATCCGGACTTCGCCAGGCTCGATTTCTCGCAGCTGCGCCTGGCACTGAGCGGTGGCATGGCCCTGCACGAGACGGTTGCCGAGAAGTGGAAGGAGGTCACCGGCCACCCTCTGATCGAAGCTTACGGGCTGACGGAGGCCTCGCCGGCGGTCACGATCAACCCCATGGACCACACCGAACGGCGGGGCTCGATCGGCCTGCCGGTGCCTTCGACCGAGGTCTCGATCCGCGACGACGACGGGAAGGAGGTCGCGGTCGGTGCCCCCGGCGAGCTCTGCGTCCGGGGGCCGCAGGTGATGAAGGGCTACTGGAACCGGCCGGAGGAGACCGCCCGGGTGATGACGGCGGACGGCTTCCTGCTGACCGGGGACGTCGCCGAGATCGACGAGGCGGGCTTCATCCGCGTCGTCGACCGCAAGAAGGACATGATCCTGGTCTCCGGCTTCAACGTCTATCCCAACGAGATCGAGGAGATCGTGAGCAAGCATCCGGGCGTGCTCGAGGTCGGGGCGGTCGGTACGCCGGACGCCAAGACCGGCGAGGCGATCAAGGTCGCGGTGGTGCGGAAGGACCCGAACCTGACGGCCGAGGAGGTCATTGCCTTCTGTCGTCGCAGCCTGACCGGCTACAAGGTACCGCGGCGCATCGAGTTCCGAGACGAACTGCCGAAGACCAACATCGGCAAGGTGCTGCGCCGCGCGCTGCGCGAGGAGGCGCATTAG
- a CDS encoding GMC family oxidoreductase, translated as MRDGAVPHDYDFIVIGSGFGGSVSALRLVEKGYRVAVVEMGRRWTPETLPESNWSLARWIWRPGLGLRGFFSLRLFRHVMVLHGNAVGGGSITYAGTLMVPPDSVWDEGTWAGLADWKTVLPAHFDTAKRMLGVTTNRIFGRSDERLKAMAEAEGVADTFFPTEVGVFFGEAGDPPGTRYPDPFFGGQGPARRSCTGCGGCMMGCRRGAKNTLDQNYLFLAEAKGAELRAETKVVDVRPIGASPDGGTGYEVFTRPSTRLLGSGTGRLTCRGVVFAASSLGTQDLLFRLKQGGSLPRISTALGRHLRTNAESLIGVRYPGASDDYSEGIAIGSGIQLDRHTQIQVVRYPRGSDALGVLLTVMAPGTGGWFRVFSWLWTLLRLLATRPVSTLRTLLPFRFARETMIFLCMQNLEGELTMRLKRPWYWPFRRTLVTEGDAIPTFIPAANDFARRMAEATGGVAANSIVESLFNIPTTAHCMGGAAMAASPEAGVCDGRNRVFGYRNMYICDGSVLSANLGVNPSLTIAALTEHAMSHIPQAARQTWTAEAGQP; from the coding sequence ATGAGAGACGGCGCCGTTCCCCACGACTACGATTTCATCGTCATCGGCTCGGGCTTCGGCGGCAGCGTCTCCGCCTTGCGTCTGGTCGAGAAGGGCTATCGGGTCGCGGTCGTCGAGATGGGCCGGCGCTGGACCCCCGAGACGCTGCCCGAGAGCAACTGGTCCCTTGCCCGCTGGATCTGGCGGCCGGGTCTGGGCCTGCGCGGCTTCTTCAGTCTGCGGTTGTTCCGCCACGTCATGGTCCTGCACGGCAACGCGGTCGGGGGCGGTTCGATCACCTACGCCGGCACCCTGATGGTGCCGCCGGACTCGGTGTGGGACGAAGGCACTTGGGCCGGTCTTGCCGATTGGAAGACAGTCTTGCCGGCGCACTTCGATACCGCGAAACGCATGCTCGGCGTCACCACCAACCGGATCTTCGGACGGTCCGACGAGCGGTTGAAGGCCATGGCCGAGGCTGAGGGGGTCGCGGACACCTTCTTTCCGACCGAGGTCGGCGTCTTCTTCGGCGAGGCCGGCGATCCGCCGGGCACCCGCTATCCCGATCCCTTCTTCGGCGGCCAGGGCCCGGCGCGCCGCTCCTGCACCGGCTGCGGCGGCTGCATGATGGGCTGCCGGCGGGGCGCCAAGAACACGCTCGACCAGAACTACCTCTTTCTGGCCGAGGCCAAGGGCGCCGAGCTTCGGGCCGAGACCAAGGTCGTGGACGTCCGGCCGATCGGAGCCTCGCCCGACGGCGGCACCGGCTACGAGGTCTTCACGCGGCCCTCGACCCGGCTCCTCGGCAGCGGGACGGGACGGCTGACCTGCCGCGGCGTGGTCTTCGCCGCCTCGTCGCTGGGGACCCAGGACCTGCTGTTCCGCCTCAAGCAGGGCGGTTCGCTGCCGCGGATTTCGACCGCTTTGGGCCGGCATCTGCGGACCAATGCGGAGTCGCTGATCGGCGTGCGCTATCCCGGGGCCAGCGACGACTACTCCGAAGGGATCGCCATCGGTTCGGGCATTCAGCTCGATCGGCATACCCAGATCCAGGTGGTCCGCTATCCGCGCGGCTCGGACGCCCTTGGCGTCCTGCTCACGGTCATGGCGCCGGGGACCGGCGGCTGGTTCCGGGTCTTCTCCTGGCTCTGGACTTTGCTAAGGCTGCTCGCGACCCGGCCGGTCTCGACCCTGCGGACGCTGCTGCCCTTCCGCTTTGCCCGCGAGACCATGATCTTCCTCTGCATGCAGAACCTGGAAGGCGAGCTGACCATGCGCCTCAAGCGGCCCTGGTACTGGCCCTTCCGCAGGACCCTGGTGACCGAAGGTGACGCCATTCCGACCTTCATTCCGGCGGCCAACGACTTCGCCCGCAGGATGGCCGAAGCCACCGGCGGCGTCGCCGCCAACTCCATCGTGGAATCCCTGTTCAACATCCCGACCACAGCGCACTGCATGGGCGGCGCGGCCATGGCGGCCTCGCCGGAGGCCGGGGTCTGCGACGGGCGCAATCGGGTCTTCGGCTACCGCAACATGTACATCTGTGACGGGTCGGTGCTGAGCGCCAACCTCGGCGTCAATCCGAGCCTGACGATCGCCGCCTTGACCGAGCATGCCATGAGCCACATCCCCCAGGCCGCGCGCCAGACCTGGACCGCAGAGGCGGGGCAGCCGTGA
- a CDS encoding coniferyl aldehyde dehydrogenase, whose protein sequence is MSTLSAAPLSGVETNAEALHRRLAEQREAFRRTAPRDHAARIEALGTLESVLLRNEAALVESLNRDFGARARQETQILEIFPTLDEIRHIKRHLRDWMRPRSVLANWQVWPSRARVVSQPLGVVGILGAWNYPVLLTLSPLANALAAGNHAMVKPSELAPATAEVIGRMIAEAFPPDYVTVVTGGAEIGAAFSALPFDHILFTGSARVGKLVMAAAAENLTPVTLELGGKSPAVVHEDYPVAQAAERICAAKIWNAGQTCVAPDYALVPGRLKEAFVREATAAIARRLPHLGAGSDYTRIINGPAWERMTALVDDARDRGAEIIQVNPASEAWSAENRIFPPTLLTNVNDDMRVMQEEIFGPVLPIVTYEGLDKAIDYVNDRPRPLALYYFDTDAARVRRVLESTTSGGVTVNDCMFHVVQNNLPFGGVGPSGMGAYHGIDGFRTFSKKKGVLLQSGLTASMLGRFIKPPYTKWSDRMIRFLIGRPKP, encoded by the coding sequence GTGAGCACGCTCTCAGCCGCGCCCCTGTCCGGCGTCGAGACCAACGCGGAAGCCTTGCACCGGCGCCTTGCCGAACAGCGCGAGGCCTTTCGCCGGACCGCGCCCCGGGACCATGCCGCGCGCATAGAGGCCCTGGGCACCCTCGAGTCCGTCCTGCTTCGGAACGAGGCTGCGCTCGTCGAGTCGCTGAACCGGGATTTCGGCGCGCGGGCGCGGCAGGAAACACAGATCCTGGAGATCTTCCCGACCCTGGATGAGATCCGGCACATCAAGCGCCACCTCAGGGATTGGATGCGGCCGCGTTCTGTCCTGGCCAACTGGCAGGTCTGGCCCAGCCGCGCCCGGGTCGTCTCTCAGCCGCTGGGCGTCGTCGGCATCCTCGGCGCCTGGAACTATCCGGTCCTGCTCACCCTGTCGCCTCTGGCCAACGCGCTGGCGGCCGGCAACCACGCGATGGTCAAGCCTTCCGAACTGGCCCCGGCGACCGCCGAGGTGATCGGCCGGATGATCGCGGAGGCTTTTCCGCCGGACTACGTGACCGTGGTCACCGGCGGTGCGGAGATCGGCGCTGCCTTCTCGGCTCTGCCCTTCGATCACATTCTCTTCACCGGCTCGGCACGGGTCGGAAAGCTAGTCATGGCCGCGGCCGCGGAGAACCTGACCCCCGTCACGCTCGAACTGGGCGGCAAGTCGCCGGCCGTGGTCCACGAGGACTATCCCGTCGCGCAGGCGGCCGAACGAATCTGCGCCGCCAAGATCTGGAACGCCGGGCAGACCTGCGTGGCGCCGGACTACGCGCTCGTGCCGGGCCGGTTGAAGGAAGCCTTCGTGCGGGAGGCGACGGCGGCGATCGCTCGCCGCCTGCCGCATCTCGGCGCCGGGTCGGACTACACCCGCATCATCAACGGCCCGGCCTGGGAGCGCATGACGGCGCTGGTCGACGACGCCCGCGACCGAGGCGCGGAGATCATTCAGGTCAATCCCGCGTCCGAGGCCTGGAGCGCGGAGAACCGCATCTTCCCGCCGACCCTGCTGACCAATGTGAACGACGATATGCGCGTCATGCAGGAGGAGATCTTCGGCCCCGTCCTGCCCATCGTCACCTACGAGGGACTCGATAAGGCGATCGACTACGTTAACGACCGGCCCCGTCCGCTGGCGCTCTACTACTTCGACACCGATGCGGCCCGCGTGCGTCGGGTTCTTGAGAGCACGACCTCCGGAGGGGTCACGGTGAACGACTGCATGTTCCATGTGGTCCAGAACAACCTGCCCTTCGGCGGCGTCGGGCCGAGCGGCATGGGCGCCTACCACGGCATCGACGGCTTCCGCACCTTCTCGAAGAAGAAGGGCGTGTTGTTGCAAAGCGGGCTGACCGCTTCGATGCTCGGCCGCTTCATCAAACCGCCCTACACGAAGTGGTCCGACCGGATGATCCGCTTCCTGATCGGGCGGCCGAAGCCTTAA
- a CDS encoding NUDIX domain-containing protein: MINYPDWVYRQSAVLPYRLRNGDPEVLLITSRSGKRWVLPKGIVEPGMTPPVSAAKEAREEAGIEGAVSTRSLGRYRQDKWGGTCRIEVFPMRVTAELETWPEAGIRRREWLPLSAAIERLEGKKLRRLLGRLPEWLAKAKTNAAEVTRIETLRLLYLLRHARSSRADRTLADFDRPLTKRGLADCEVLRDYLRLADVEPDLVLCSPATRTRQTLTAIATAFYEPAKPDFDEQIYDGGPKKLLARLSRLPESVSSAMLIGHNPGLQSLALRLAGKGDAEALARMAAAFPAGALAILVVQPPRWRNLGSGTCRLHSFVTPRDLA, encoded by the coding sequence ATGATCAACTATCCGGATTGGGTCTACCGGCAATCCGCGGTCTTGCCTTACCGTCTGCGTAACGGCGATCCCGAGGTCCTGCTGATCACCTCGCGCAGCGGGAAGCGCTGGGTGCTGCCCAAGGGAATCGTCGAGCCGGGGATGACCCCGCCCGTCTCGGCCGCCAAGGAAGCGCGCGAGGAGGCCGGAATCGAGGGTGCGGTCTCGACGCGCAGCCTTGGCCGCTACCGCCAGGACAAGTGGGGCGGCACCTGCCGGATCGAGGTCTTCCCCATGCGGGTCACGGCCGAGTTGGAGACCTGGCCGGAGGCCGGCATCCGACGCCGGGAATGGCTGCCGCTGAGCGCGGCGATCGAGCGGCTCGAGGGCAAGAAGCTGCGCCGGCTCCTCGGGCGCCTGCCCGAGTGGCTCGCCAAGGCGAAGACCAATGCCGCCGAGGTCACCCGGATCGAGACCCTGCGGCTGCTCTATCTCCTGCGCCACGCCAGGTCGAGCCGGGCGGACCGGACCCTGGCCGACTTCGACCGGCCCCTGACCAAACGCGGTCTGGCCGACTGCGAAGTCCTGCGGGATTACCTGCGCCTGGCCGACGTCGAGCCGGACCTGGTTCTTTGCTCCCCGGCAACGCGGACCCGGCAGACCCTGACCGCCATCGCAACGGCCTTCTACGAACCGGCAAAGCCGGATTTCGACGAGCAGATCTACGACGGCGGCCCGAAGAAACTGCTGGCCCGACTCTCCCGCCTGCCGGAGTCCGTCTCCTCAGCGATGCTGATCGGCCACAACCCGGGTCTGCAGTCCCTGGCGCTCCGGCTCGCCGGAAAGGGCGACGCCGAGGCCTTGGCCAGAATGGCGGCGGCGTTCCCGGCCGGCGCGCTGGCTATCCTGGTGGTCCAGCCGCCGCGTTGGCGGAACCTCGGCTCGGGGACTTGCCGCTTGCACAGCTTCGTGACTCCGCGAGACCTGGCGTAG
- a CDS encoding sodium ion-translocating decarboxylase subunit beta has translation MENLDLLDIFQGLATLAAAEPEVIAMRLFLIALGMLLIYLGRKGVLEGLLMIPMGLGMATVNAGVLFLEDGRQGNLFVDPLVEEPSALMTVLQIDWLQPIYTLTFSNGLIACLVFMGIGALLDVGYVMARPFQSMFIALCAELGTVVAFPLARAFGLSLEDSAAVATIGGADGPMILFTSLILSDELFVPITVVAYLYLGLTYGGYPYMIKLLVPRHIRGLKMPPEPVRKVSPGEKIVFCVAACTLLCLLFPVAAPLFLSLFIGVVVRESNLRNYAELFSGPLLYGATFFLGLLLGVLCEANTILNPDVLVLLLLGILALAISGLGGLAGGYILYFATGKKYNPVIGIAGVSCLPTTAKVAQKCVAEVTPDAVVLPHALGASISGVITSAIFAGIFIAAIH, from the coding sequence ATGGAGAACCTCGACCTCCTCGACATCTTCCAGGGCCTGGCCACCCTCGCGGCCGCGGAGCCCGAGGTGATCGCCATGCGCCTCTTCCTGATCGCCCTGGGCATGCTGCTGATCTACCTCGGGCGCAAAGGGGTGCTCGAGGGGCTGCTGATGATCCCCATGGGACTCGGCATGGCCACGGTCAACGCCGGCGTGCTGTTCCTCGAGGACGGTCGGCAGGGCAACCTCTTCGTCGATCCCCTGGTCGAGGAGCCGTCGGCGCTGATGACCGTCCTGCAGATCGACTGGCTGCAGCCGATCTACACTCTGACCTTCTCGAACGGCCTGATCGCCTGCCTGGTCTTCATGGGGATCGGCGCGCTGCTCGATGTCGGCTACGTCATGGCACGGCCCTTCCAGAGCATGTTCATCGCGCTCTGCGCCGAGCTCGGCACCGTGGTCGCCTTCCCCCTGGCCCGGGCCTTCGGGCTCTCGCTCGAGGACTCGGCCGCCGTCGCCACCATCGGCGGCGCCGACGGGCCGATGATCCTCTTCACCTCGCTGATCCTTTCGGATGAGCTCTTCGTGCCGATCACGGTGGTGGCCTACCTCTATCTGGGCCTCACCTACGGCGGCTATCCCTACATGATCAAGCTGCTGGTGCCGCGGCACATCCGCGGCCTGAAGATGCCGCCGGAGCCGGTCCGCAAGGTCAGCCCGGGCGAGAAGATCGTCTTCTGCGTCGCAGCCTGCACCTTGCTCTGCCTGCTGTTTCCGGTGGCAGCACCTCTGTTCTTGTCGCTTTTCATCGGCGTGGTGGTGCGCGAGAGCAACCTCAGGAACTACGCCGAGCTCTTCAGCGGACCCCTGCTCTACGGCGCCACCTTCTTCCTCGGCCTGCTCCTGGGCGTGCTCTGCGAGGCAAACACGATCCTCAATCCCGACGTCCTGGTGCTCCTGCTGCTCGGCATCCTGGCGTTGGCCATCTCCGGCCTCGGCGGATTGGCCGGCGGCTACATCCTCTACTTCGCCACCGGCAAGAAGTACAATCCGGTGATCGGCATTGCCGGGGTGAGCTGCCTGCCGACGACCGCCAAGGTGGCGCAGAAGTGCGTGGCCGAGGTCACGCCCGATGCGGTGGTCCTGCCGCACGCCTTAGGTGCGAGCATCAGCGGAGTCATCACCTCGGCGATCTTCGCCGGCATCTTCATCGCCGCGATCCATTGA
- a CDS encoding acetyl-CoA carboxylase biotin carboxyl carrier protein subunit, translating into MQRRFKISVEGRDYDVVVEEITEDAGGLYPDRDTMRGAPAGPSRPAAGVSAPAAAIAEPRPTAGPGDVVSPLAGVVVSIDVETGAAVEADTRVATLEAMKTKTMVKAGRSGKVAAIAVTAGEAVEAGQTLLTIA; encoded by the coding sequence ATGCAGAGAAGATTCAAGATCAGCGTCGAGGGCCGCGATTACGACGTCGTCGTCGAAGAGATCACCGAGGACGCCGGCGGTCTCTATCCCGACCGTGACACCATGCGCGGCGCACCGGCTGGACCGAGTCGGCCCGCGGCCGGGGTCTCTGCGCCCGCGGCGGCGATTGCAGAACCGCGACCGACGGCCGGCCCCGGCGACGTGGTCAGCCCGCTGGCCGGCGTCGTGGTCTCGATCGACGTCGAGACCGGCGCCGCGGTCGAGGCCGACACCCGGGTCGCCACTTTGGAGGCGATGAAGACCAAGACCATGGTCAAGGCCGGCCGGAGCGGCAAGGTCGCCGCCATCGCGGTCACTGCGGGCGAGGCCGTCGAGGCCGGCCAGACGCTGCTGACGATCGCCTGA